A genomic segment from Meiothermus sp. Pnk-1 encodes:
- a CDS encoding branched-chain amino acid ABC transporter permease yields MYRLSQTLTDAFSRRFSRTVRETYRQDEAYANTPQGRFGLVLLLVGVLLLPLLLPQYPLFVLTQILIAALAGLGLHLLVGGAGQISLGQAAFVGVGAYVSSHLSGDLAPCGILMGGVVAALIGVVLGIPSLRIKGVYLAIGTLAFQSLADYIFRQWKGFTGGVAGRTLPADNRFLGLPLTDDRVAFYLGLLFALPLFFYAKRLLSTRAGRAWFAVRDNDLSAQLSGVDLVRAKLTAFALSAFYAGVAGGILMHLIGTVAPENFTLAFSIQYLAIVIVGGAGTVLGAVLGAFFVVLIPEILSVIAGAFGPQYVAQLSAWRSVAFGVLILAFLILEPRGLVGLWGRIRDYFRTWPLPY; encoded by the coding sequence GTGTATCGCCTGAGTCAAACCCTCACCGACGCTTTCAGCCGCCGCTTCTCGCGTACGGTGCGGGAGACCTACCGCCAGGATGAAGCCTACGCCAATACTCCTCAGGGTCGCTTTGGGTTAGTGCTCTTGTTGGTGGGGGTGCTGCTGCTGCCCCTGCTTTTGCCGCAGTACCCGTTGTTCGTCCTGACGCAGATCCTCATCGCGGCCTTGGCCGGGCTGGGGCTGCATCTGTTGGTGGGTGGGGCGGGGCAGATCTCCTTGGGGCAGGCGGCCTTTGTGGGGGTGGGGGCTTATGTCTCGAGCCACCTCAGCGGAGACCTGGCCCCTTGCGGCATCCTGATGGGGGGAGTGGTGGCGGCTTTGATCGGGGTGGTGCTGGGGATTCCCTCGCTGCGGATCAAAGGGGTTTACCTGGCTATCGGAACGCTGGCCTTCCAGTCGCTGGCGGACTATATCTTTCGCCAGTGGAAGGGTTTTACCGGCGGGGTGGCCGGGCGTACCCTGCCCGCCGACAACCGTTTCCTGGGACTGCCCCTCACCGATGACCGGGTAGCTTTTTACCTGGGCCTGCTCTTTGCGCTCCCGCTGTTTTTCTATGCCAAGCGGTTGCTCTCGACCCGCGCGGGCCGGGCTTGGTTCGCGGTGCGCGACAACGATCTGTCGGCCCAGCTCTCCGGGGTGGATCTGGTGCGGGCCAAGCTCACCGCTTTCGCGCTCTCGGCTTTTTACGCAGGCGTAGCGGGCGGGATTCTCATGCACCTGATCGGGACGGTGGCGCCGGAGAACTTCACGCTGGCCTTTAGCATCCAGTACCTGGCCATCGTCATCGTGGGTGGGGCAGGGACCGTGCTGGGAGCGGTGTTGGGGGCTTTCTTCGTGGTGCTGATCCCGGAGATTTTGAGCGTAATCGCCGGGGCTTTTGGGCCCCAGTATGTGGCTCAGCTCTCCGCCTGGCGCAGCGTGGCTTTCGGGGTGCTGATCCTGGCCTTTCTGATCCTCGAGCCCCGCGGCCTGGTTGGCCTGTGGGGCCGTATCCGGGATTACTTTCGCACGTGGCCGCTTCCTTATTGA
- a CDS encoding (Fe-S)-binding protein encodes MLSLSEKILFLVFAVAAFYVGGMAFYRVYRAIARGRPEDRFDHLAARLGKGLWIALTQQTVFKKRPWVSLLHAFVFYGFVFYLLVNFLDALEGYFPVVLRGGFWNGVNLVGDILTALILLGIAGLLLRRFVVRPADFTWNPKTPLHEKAPAGIRRDSLIVGSFILFHVGSRLLHKSAQAADLGPDPFQPVASAVGGWLSFLTLEEIAFLEHFFWWGALGSILVFLPYFARSKHIHLFLAPINLAFKKEKPGALLPLDFERAEETGLGVAKLEDFSWPRLLDAYACIQCNRCQEVCPAYTTGKALSPAAMLISERYELNEILPMFAAGKESPRPLLEFATNEESIWACTTCNACIEVCPVGNEQMLHIVDIRRERVMMQGEFPAQLGQAFRGMERNGNPWNLSQDKRTAWTEGLPFEVPTIEQNPEAEVLYWVGCAPSYDPRAQKIARSMAEILQASGVSWAILGKREKCTGDAARRSGNEYLFAQLAEENVATLNAAMEAKPKTIVTTCPHCFHTLANEYKDFGGDYTVRHHTDFIAELVSQKKIAVGFSDGKVTFHDPCYLGRHNGILQEPRAVIQALGLELAEPPRHGKNSFCCGAGGGQFWKEEEPGAERVSSNRYRELKKTGAATIATGCPFCMAMMNVETAQEPEGEGMQVLDVAELVARDLRSHREALGPASD; translated from the coding sequence ATGCTGAGCTTGAGCGAAAAAATCCTCTTTCTGGTCTTTGCTGTAGCCGCCTTCTATGTGGGGGGAATGGCCTTCTACCGGGTCTACCGGGCCATCGCCAGAGGGAGGCCGGAGGACCGTTTTGACCACCTGGCCGCGCGGCTAGGCAAGGGATTGTGGATCGCCCTGACCCAGCAGACGGTGTTCAAGAAGCGGCCCTGGGTCTCGCTTTTGCACGCTTTTGTGTTCTACGGCTTTGTCTTTTACTTGCTGGTCAACTTCCTCGATGCGCTCGAGGGCTACTTCCCGGTGGTATTGCGGGGAGGATTTTGGAACGGAGTCAACCTTGTGGGGGATATCCTCACCGCGCTGATTTTGCTGGGGATAGCGGGGCTTTTGTTGCGCCGCTTTGTGGTCCGCCCCGCTGACTTCACCTGGAATCCCAAAACCCCCCTGCACGAAAAAGCCCCCGCGGGTATCCGCCGCGATTCATTGATCGTAGGCAGCTTCATCCTTTTTCACGTAGGCTCGAGGCTCCTACACAAATCCGCCCAGGCTGCCGATTTGGGTCCCGACCCCTTCCAACCGGTGGCTTCGGCGGTGGGCGGATGGCTGAGCTTCCTCACCCTTGAGGAGATTGCCTTCCTAGAGCACTTCTTCTGGTGGGGGGCGCTGGGTTCGATCCTGGTGTTCCTGCCCTACTTCGCCCGCAGCAAGCACATCCACCTCTTCCTAGCCCCCATCAACCTTGCTTTCAAAAAGGAAAAGCCTGGCGCCTTGCTGCCGCTGGACTTCGAGCGAGCCGAAGAGACCGGCTTGGGGGTGGCCAAGCTGGAGGACTTCTCCTGGCCGCGCCTCCTCGATGCGTACGCGTGCATCCAGTGCAACCGTTGCCAGGAAGTCTGTCCGGCCTACACCACCGGCAAGGCCCTCTCCCCGGCGGCCATGCTGATCTCTGAGCGTTACGAACTCAACGAGATCTTGCCGATGTTCGCCGCCGGGAAGGAGAGCCCCCGCCCGCTATTGGAGTTTGCCACCAACGAAGAGTCCATCTGGGCTTGTACCACCTGCAACGCCTGCATCGAGGTCTGCCCGGTGGGCAACGAGCAGATGCTGCACATCGTGGATATTCGCCGCGAGCGGGTGATGATGCAGGGCGAGTTCCCCGCCCAGCTCGGGCAGGCCTTCCGGGGCATGGAGCGCAACGGCAACCCCTGGAACCTATCCCAAGACAAGCGCACCGCCTGGACCGAGGGCTTGCCCTTTGAGGTCCCTACCATCGAGCAAAACCCCGAGGCTGAGGTGCTCTACTGGGTGGGCTGCGCTCCCAGCTACGACCCCCGCGCCCAGAAGATCGCCCGCAGCATGGCCGAGATCCTCCAGGCCAGCGGCGTGTCCTGGGCCATCCTGGGCAAGCGGGAGAAGTGCACCGGCGACGCCGCCCGGCGCTCTGGCAACGAGTACCTCTTCGCGCAGCTAGCCGAGGAAAACGTGGCTACGCTCAATGCCGCGATGGAGGCCAAACCCAAGACCATCGTCACCACCTGCCCGCACTGTTTTCACACCCTCGCCAACGAATACAAGGATTTTGGCGGCGACTACACCGTGCGGCACCACACCGACTTCATCGCCGAGCTGGTTTCCCAGAAGAAGATCGCGGTGGGTTTTTCGGATGGCAAGGTCACCTTTCACGATCCGTGCTACTTGGGCCGCCACAACGGCATTCTCCAGGAGCCCCGCGCCGTCATCCAAGCCCTGGGCCTCGAGCTTGCCGAGCCCCCCCGCCACGGTAAGAACTCCTTCTGCTGCGGAGCCGGTGGAGGCCAGTTTTGGAAGGAGGAGGAACCCGGGGCCGAGCGGGTCTCGAGCAACCGTTACCGGGAACTCAAAAAGACCGGGGCCGCTACCATCGCCACTGGCTGTCCCTTCTGCATGGCGATGATGAACGTGGAGACCGCGCAGGAGCCGGAGGGTGAAGGAATGCAGGTATTGGATGTGGCCGAGCTGGTAGCGCGGGATTTGCGCAGCCACCGAGAGGCCCTGGGGCCGGCCAGCGATTGA
- a CDS encoding bifunctional methylenetetrahydrofolate dehydrogenase/methenyltetrahydrofolate cyclohydrolase yields MELAGPPVAEAVYAELRAQLAKLPYVPHLRVVRLGEDPASVSYVRLKDRQAKKLGLSSQVDVFPESMSQEALLEHIRRLNADPAVDGILVQSPTPEHVNFNRVLETIDPDKDVDGLTPTNAGRLWMGLEGLESCTPAGIMRLLRYYGISVGGKEVVIVNRSNLVGKPLAAMMLRENATVTLAHSKTQDLPSVIRRAEILVTAVGRAGFITPEMVRPGAVVVDVSVNRVGQNEAGRDILVGDCAPGVAEVASALTPVPGGVGPMTVAMLLANTVKAAMRRRGTR; encoded by the coding sequence ATGGAACTTGCAGGACCCCCGGTAGCCGAGGCGGTATACGCCGAGCTGCGCGCTCAGTTGGCAAAGCTACCCTATGTGCCGCACCTGCGGGTGGTGCGGCTGGGTGAGGATCCGGCTTCGGTCTCCTATGTACGGCTCAAGGACCGGCAGGCCAAGAAACTAGGCCTCAGCAGCCAGGTGGACGTGTTCCCCGAGAGCATGAGCCAAGAAGCCCTGCTCGAGCACATCCGCCGACTCAACGCCGATCCCGCAGTGGACGGCATCCTGGTGCAGTCCCCGACCCCTGAACACGTGAACTTCAACCGGGTGCTCGAGACGATTGACCCCGATAAGGACGTAGACGGCCTTACCCCCACCAATGCCGGTCGGCTGTGGATGGGTCTGGAGGGGCTCGAGTCCTGTACCCCAGCAGGGATTATGCGTCTGTTGCGGTACTACGGGATTTCCGTGGGAGGGAAAGAGGTGGTGATCGTCAACCGCTCAAACCTGGTAGGAAAGCCGCTAGCGGCGATGATGCTGCGCGAGAATGCCACCGTGACGTTGGCCCACTCCAAGACTCAAGACCTCCCCTCGGTCATCCGCCGGGCCGAGATCCTGGTGACGGCGGTGGGGCGGGCCGGGTTCATCACCCCCGAGATGGTGCGGCCCGGCGCGGTGGTGGTGGACGTGAGCGTGAACCGGGTGGGGCAGAACGAGGCGGGCCGGGATATCCTGGTGGGCGACTGCGCCCCTGGGGTGGCAGAGGTGGCCTCGGCCCTCACCCCGGTTCCGGGTGGGGTCGGTCCCATGACCGTGGCGATGTTGCTCGCCAACACCGTCAAGGCAGCGATGCGCCGTAGAGGAACGCGGTAA
- a CDS encoding VWA domain-containing protein: MGFQFPHLLWLLLLLPVLIWQYRRRIAVEGARAYALYPHLGRLIRLVPATPPWRRHLSAGLYFFALTLGLLALARPHAMIPQPDERVGVMLAMDISRSMQAEDIYPDRFTAAKKAAQTFVRSLPKGAKVGLVSFAGYATLEVPLTADHQRVLDQIDFLQMARGTAIGDGLLESLKAFPKDETGRLRGPSTVVLLSDGRSNRGSDPLEAAQKAKEMGVTVHTIGLGRRLDQSQNDFQFNFMAFDEETLRAIAEITGGRYYAAESAQKLQAAYRNLGRTVGWKPERTEVSGLFALLAGLLLASSLLTSSLRRQVV, from the coding sequence ATGGGGTTTCAGTTTCCTCACCTGCTGTGGCTGTTGTTGCTGCTGCCTGTCCTGATATGGCAGTACCGGCGCAGGATAGCGGTGGAGGGGGCTCGGGCTTATGCCCTTTACCCCCATCTGGGACGGCTTATCCGGCTCGTGCCGGCTACCCCGCCCTGGAGACGCCACCTGAGCGCCGGGCTGTACTTTTTTGCCCTCACCCTGGGCCTGCTTGCCCTAGCTCGGCCCCACGCTATGATTCCTCAGCCCGACGAGCGGGTGGGGGTGATGCTCGCCATGGACATCAGCCGTTCCATGCAGGCTGAGGACATCTATCCCGATCGTTTCACCGCGGCCAAAAAGGCCGCCCAGACTTTCGTGCGCTCCCTGCCGAAGGGGGCCAAGGTAGGGCTAGTGAGCTTTGCCGGGTATGCCACGCTCGAGGTTCCTCTCACCGCCGACCACCAGCGGGTCTTAGACCAGATTGACTTTCTCCAGATGGCCCGAGGAACCGCGATCGGAGACGGCTTGCTAGAGAGCCTGAAGGCTTTTCCTAAAGACGAAACGGGTCGGCTCAGGGGCCCTTCCACGGTGGTGTTGCTCTCCGACGGGCGCAGCAACCGGGGCTCGGACCCGCTGGAGGCCGCGCAGAAAGCCAAGGAGATGGGCGTGACCGTCCATACCATCGGTTTGGGCCGCCGCCTGGATCAAAGCCAAAACGATTTCCAATTCAACTTTATGGCCTTCGATGAAGAAACCTTGCGCGCCATCGCCGAGATCACCGGCGGTAGATACTACGCTGCCGAGTCCGCCCAAAAGCTACAGGCGGCTTACCGCAACCTGGGCCGGACGGTGGGTTGGAAGCCTGAGCGCACCGAAGTGAGCGGGCTTTTTGCCTTGCTTGCGGGCTTACTGTTGGCCTCGAGCTTGCTGACCTCGAGCCTGCGGCGGCAGGTGGTGTAG
- a CDS encoding Asp23/Gls24 family envelope stress response protein, with protein MVDYDLSENALVGLVTLALEGQEGIRLAQPGTRSVGDLIPGRRAKAVRVEREGENLTVDVVVCVDYGKPIPDLAKEAQRCIAETLTVSTGLKVRAVNVTVVAVEYKEPNAA; from the coding sequence ATGGTGGATTACGATTTGAGCGAGAACGCATTGGTCGGCCTGGTTACCCTGGCCCTCGAGGGCCAAGAGGGCATTCGGCTGGCGCAGCCTGGAACCCGTAGCGTAGGCGATCTAATCCCCGGGCGACGGGCCAAGGCAGTACGGGTAGAGCGGGAGGGAGAGAACCTGACGGTGGATGTGGTGGTCTGCGTGGATTACGGCAAGCCCATCCCCGACCTGGCTAAAGAAGCCCAGCGTTGCATCGCTGAAACCCTTACCGTGAGCACCGGGCTCAAAGTTCGGGCGGTGAACGTGACCGTGGTGGCGGTGGAGTACAAGGAGCCCAATGCTGCATAA
- a CDS encoding lysozyme inhibitor LprI family protein, translating to MRKLMALALLAMTGFGLGKAAGCDNPGTDFDYVYCAIQLYQQADKDLNKVYKQLVGKLDAEGRSILRTSQLAWIRQRNQRCTEVAGDARLVNLDCALRMTTQRTDFLKARIRECNSTGCVNSRLR from the coding sequence ATGCGCAAACTTATGGCCTTGGCATTGCTGGCGATGACGGGCTTTGGCCTGGGCAAAGCCGCAGGTTGCGACAACCCTGGTACCGACTTCGATTACGTCTACTGCGCCATTCAGCTTTACCAGCAGGCCGATAAGGACCTCAACAAAGTGTACAAGCAGCTGGTGGGTAAGCTCGATGCCGAGGGACGGAGTATCCTGCGCACCTCGCAACTGGCCTGGATCCGCCAGCGCAATCAGAGATGCACCGAGGTTGCCGGTGATGCCCGACTCGTCAACCTGGACTGCGCCCTCAGGATGACCACCCAGCGCACCGATTTTCTTAAAGCGCGTATCCGCGAGTGCAACAGCACCGGTTGCGTGAATAGCCGGTTGCGTTGA
- a CDS encoding AMP-binding protein, translating to MGKDTLIAALRHQARTKPRAPALRVKRYGVWETTSWSGLWEEVQRLAGGLRRLGLEPGGVLAILGQNAPEWVAAELAAQALGAMPMGIYADAMPEEVGYFLEFSEAQGIVLSDEEQLDKVLPHLDKLRFVLVWEEAGMSKYWGEKILPFSRALEVGQAPTARQAVEAALERVRPDTLALLAPTSGTTARSKLAMLTHAQLIAGLEAVGEVLQLTGKEWVFSYLPLPWIGEQMLTVVRGVVDGLVLHFPEDAITVREDIKEVQPDFYLAPARLWEDMAALIRSRMEDADRVKKAVYRWGIGVLLEAAQREFRREPVGLGLDLARALAYPLVARPLRARMGLAACRVAVTGGAPLGPEVFTFFRALGVDIRQVYGQSETAATSCGHLPGDAPPETVGKPLRNTQVRISPEGEIQVRGKQVFAGYFKNETATRESFTEDGWFRTGDAGFFNERGHLVLLGRLKEVGALADGTRFAPQFLENRLKYSPYIREAVVIGHGKPFVTALVELDPENTQNWARKRGLAFSTYQSLTASEAVYGLIAKEIAMACESLPEALRVRRFAILPKELHADDEEVTRTRKVKRGVVESRYRALLEALYDGSRSVQLSLPIRYLEGQGTLEALVYIADVGVSFPSSPKVGA from the coding sequence ATGGGTAAGGACACCCTTATCGCTGCTCTTCGTCACCAGGCTCGCACAAAGCCGAGGGCTCCGGCCCTGCGGGTCAAGCGCTACGGGGTGTGGGAGACCACTTCCTGGTCGGGGTTGTGGGAAGAGGTGCAGCGGTTGGCCGGAGGGCTTCGCCGCTTGGGCCTCGAGCCGGGCGGGGTGCTCGCCATCTTGGGTCAGAACGCGCCGGAATGGGTGGCCGCCGAACTCGCAGCGCAAGCCCTGGGAGCCATGCCGATGGGCATCTACGCCGACGCCATGCCCGAGGAAGTGGGGTACTTCCTGGAGTTTTCCGAGGCGCAGGGGATCGTGCTCTCCGACGAGGAGCAGCTCGACAAGGTGCTGCCCCACCTGGACAAGCTGCGCTTCGTGTTGGTGTGGGAAGAAGCCGGCATGAGCAAGTACTGGGGAGAGAAAATCCTGCCGTTTTCCAGAGCCCTCGAGGTCGGGCAGGCCCCAACGGCCCGGCAAGCCGTAGAGGCGGCTTTAGAGCGGGTCCGACCGGACACCCTCGCCCTTTTGGCTCCTACCTCCGGCACCACCGCCCGCAGCAAGCTGGCCATGCTCACCCACGCCCAGCTCATCGCCGGGCTCGAGGCGGTAGGCGAGGTGCTCCAGCTCACCGGCAAGGAGTGGGTGTTCTCCTATCTCCCGTTGCCCTGGATTGGCGAGCAGATGCTCACCGTAGTGCGCGGGGTGGTAGACGGGCTGGTGCTGCACTTCCCTGAGGATGCCATCACCGTACGGGAAGATATCAAGGAGGTTCAACCCGACTTCTACCTGGCTCCGGCAAGGCTTTGGGAGGACATGGCCGCCCTCATCCGCAGCCGCATGGAGGATGCCGACCGGGTCAAGAAAGCGGTGTACCGCTGGGGCATAGGGGTACTGCTCGAGGCCGCCCAGCGGGAGTTCCGCCGTGAACCGGTGGGCTTGGGGTTAGACCTGGCGCGTGCCCTCGCCTACCCTCTGGTGGCCCGGCCCTTGCGGGCCCGTATGGGCTTGGCAGCCTGTCGCGTCGCGGTGACGGGTGGGGCTCCTCTGGGGCCGGAGGTCTTCACCTTCTTCCGAGCGCTGGGGGTGGATATCCGCCAGGTTTACGGCCAGTCCGAGACCGCCGCCACCAGCTGTGGCCACCTCCCCGGCGACGCCCCGCCCGAGACGGTAGGCAAGCCCTTGCGAAATACCCAGGTCCGCATCAGCCCCGAGGGGGAGATCCAGGTCAGGGGGAAGCAAGTCTTCGCCGGCTACTTCAAGAACGAGACCGCCACCCGGGAGAGCTTCACCGAAGACGGCTGGTTCCGCACCGGGGATGCGGGGTTCTTCAACGAACGGGGGCATCTGGTGTTGCTGGGCCGCTTGAAAGAGGTAGGGGCGCTTGCCGACGGTACGCGCTTTGCCCCCCAGTTCCTCGAGAACCGCCTCAAGTACTCCCCCTATATCCGCGAAGCTGTCGTCATTGGGCACGGCAAGCCCTTCGTCACCGCGCTGGTCGAGCTTGACCCGGAGAATACCCAAAACTGGGCCAGGAAGCGCGGTCTCGCCTTCTCCACCTACCAAAGCCTCACCGCGAGCGAGGCGGTCTACGGGCTCATCGCCAAGGAGATCGCCATGGCCTGCGAGAGCCTACCCGAGGCGCTTCGGGTGCGCCGCTTCGCCATTTTGCCCAAGGAACTCCACGCCGACGACGAGGAGGTCACCCGCACCCGCAAGGTCAAACGGGGAGTGGTGGAAAGCCGTTACAGGGCGCTGCTCGAGGCTTTATACGACGGCTCGAGGTCGGTGCAGCTCTCCCTGCCCATCCGCTACCTCGAGGGGCAGGGCACGCTGGAGGCTTTGGTCTATATCGCCGATGTAGGGGTTTCGTTTCCCTCGAGCCCAAAGGTGGGAGCATGA
- the nusB gene encoding transcription antitermination factor NusB, translated as MRRKARELAFKVLFEHAVGGVSLEEAWEHVSQSQELEEGNSSTEGYDDLLDQGGLEFARRLLEGYQHREAEVDKVLGSTIQGWSFGQMAKTDLAVLRLAAYEMLFEPTPYAPLIEVAVKIAKRYGGEDSGRFVNGVLGRLLKRIESGEIQAVEKEK; from the coding sequence ATGCGTCGTAAAGCCCGTGAGCTCGCGTTTAAAGTGCTCTTCGAGCACGCCGTAGGTGGGGTAAGCCTGGAGGAAGCCTGGGAGCACGTCAGCCAGAGCCAAGAACTCGAGGAGGGTAACTCCTCCACAGAAGGTTACGACGACCTCCTTGACCAGGGAGGGCTCGAGTTCGCGCGAAGATTGCTCGAGGGCTACCAGCATCGCGAGGCCGAGGTTGATAAGGTGCTGGGCAGCACCATCCAGGGCTGGAGCTTTGGGCAGATGGCCAAGACCGACCTGGCGGTACTGCGCCTGGCGGCCTACGAGATGCTCTTTGAGCCCACCCCGTACGCTCCTCTCATCGAGGTGGCGGTCAAGATCGCCAAGCGCTATGGCGGTGAGGATTCGGGCCGCTTCGTCAACGGGGTGCTGGGCCGCTTGCTCAAACGGATCGAAAGCGGAGAGATTCAGGCGGTGGAGAAGGAGAAATAG
- a CDS encoding N-acetylmuramoyl-L-alanine amidase, with translation MRRCLRAAIWSLVMGGVAWGELLTPRVGHHPGYTRVVLDLPPGVTYTLEPLGPALRITLPGQAVIPAIAQIGLPELTGYALEQKGSDAVLTLLTPQGVGPGWGYRLSRLPALGGDGQRLVLDLSGAFVGLIPLEALPPFRFVKASGKRFGVVLDPGHGGPDPGAIGYVVEKEVTLQIAKRVADYLQAAGVGVTLTRSEDRALSADKRTDLAARLALAKGQTLYVSIHANAAPPAKAEEWCGLEVYYFGPAAKPLYPLAAPLWPDVSQIARAVPPTDPGAVAPVVATPPLPIASASPAESTSPAAAPPPAQAPPNAGVMSDGFDSAVVGEATEGIAPISPPSTLPALLPTISASQRVSLSQGLAVKVMSYLLSSSTATGRGVRVADFYVNKFAPVPSILVEVGYVTHPIEGVNLRNPDYLERLAYGIARGVLEYLENDYPGQ, from the coding sequence ATGAGGCGTTGTTTACGAGCGGCGATATGGAGCTTGGTGATGGGAGGGGTGGCCTGGGGGGAGCTCCTCACCCCCCGGGTTGGCCACCATCCCGGCTATACCCGTGTGGTGCTCGACCTCCCGCCGGGGGTGACCTATACCCTCGAGCCTTTGGGCCCGGCCCTGCGCATTACCCTGCCGGGGCAGGCGGTGATCCCGGCCATCGCCCAGATCGGTTTGCCCGAACTCACCGGATATGCTCTGGAGCAAAAAGGCTCTGATGCCGTGCTGACCTTGCTCACCCCACAGGGGGTGGGGCCGGGCTGGGGGTACAGGCTCTCGCGGTTGCCCGCCCTCGGCGGGGATGGGCAGCGGCTGGTGCTGGATCTCTCAGGGGCTTTTGTGGGGTTGATTCCGCTGGAGGCCCTTCCTCCTTTCCGCTTCGTCAAGGCCAGCGGCAAGCGTTTCGGGGTAGTTTTGGATCCGGGGCATGGCGGCCCTGATCCCGGGGCCATAGGCTATGTCGTCGAGAAAGAGGTGACCCTCCAGATAGCCAAGCGGGTGGCGGACTATTTGCAGGCCGCGGGCGTAGGGGTGACCCTGACCCGTAGCGAGGACAGGGCGCTCTCCGCCGACAAGCGCACCGACTTGGCCGCGCGGCTGGCGTTGGCCAAGGGCCAAACCCTCTACGTCTCGATCCACGCCAACGCCGCTCCACCCGCCAAGGCCGAGGAGTGGTGCGGGCTCGAGGTCTACTACTTCGGCCCCGCGGCGAAGCCTCTTTACCCCTTGGCTGCCCCACTCTGGCCCGACGTTTCCCAGATCGCCCGGGCGGTCCCGCCTACCGACCCTGGGGCGGTCGCCCCGGTCGTCGCTACGCCCCCGCTTCCGATTGCTTCGGCTTCTCCTGCGGAAAGCACGTCACCTGCCGCTGCCCCCCCGCCGGCCCAAGCCCCACCCAATGCAGGCGTGATGTCCGATGGGTTTGACTCCGCTGTCGTGGGGGAGGCTACTGAAGGAATTGCCCCCATTTCCCCCCCGTCCACCCTGCCAGCCCTGCTTCCCACGATCAGCGCCAGCCAGCGCGTTTCTCTCTCGCAAGGGCTTGCCGTCAAGGTGATGTCGTATCTGCTCAGCTCGAGCACCGCTACGGGCCGCGGGGTGCGGGTAGCCGACTTCTACGTCAACAAATTCGCCCCGGTTCCTTCAATTCTGGTGGAGGTTGGTTATGTCACCCACCCCATCGAAGGGGTCAACCTGCGCAACCCCGACTACCTCGAGCGCTTAGCCTATGGAATCGCGCGGGGAGTGCTGGAGTACCTGGAGAACGATTACCCAGGGCAGTAG
- a CDS encoding divergent PAP2 family protein: MAELLSNQVLWTAVLASFIAQVLKLLIYYAVEREWQWERFVETGGMPSSHAATVSALATGVGITEGWGSAYFAIAAVLAFIVMYDATGIRRAAGMHAQLLNDLVEELQELRKQGPKPEPLKELLGHTYLEVAVGAIIGAMFAWISFLVV, from the coding sequence ATGGCTGAACTCCTCTCCAATCAAGTCTTGTGGACGGCGGTCCTGGCGAGCTTTATCGCCCAAGTGTTGAAGCTGCTTATCTACTATGCCGTCGAGCGTGAGTGGCAGTGGGAACGCTTTGTAGAGACGGGGGGGATGCCCTCCTCGCACGCCGCTACCGTCTCGGCCTTGGCCACCGGGGTGGGGATCACCGAGGGCTGGGGGAGCGCTTACTTTGCTATCGCGGCGGTGCTGGCTTTCATCGTGATGTACGACGCCACCGGTATCCGCCGGGCCGCCGGCATGCACGCTCAGCTCCTCAACGATCTGGTCGAAGAACTTCAAGAACTTCGCAAGCAAGGCCCCAAACCCGAGCCCCTAAAGGAACTGCTGGGACATACCTACCTGGAGGTCGCAGTGGGGGCCATCATCGGGGCCATGTTCGCTTGGATCAGCTTCCTGGTCGTCTGA
- a CDS encoding CAP domain-containing protein, whose amino-acid sequence MRHLFFCWVWLGLCLSPALAQRQGLEGQMLALINQARAQGVRCVGGGGGLRLPALSYSGTLAIAAQNHANNMGQKRFLSHYYQGQGPRARVIQVGYRYLRLSEIIFKGYGKDPRRAVSWWLRSPVHCRAIMNPYYRELGVGFSRLGGAWAVVLAQPR is encoded by the coding sequence ATGAGACATCTCTTTTTTTGTTGGGTCTGGCTAGGTTTATGCCTGAGTCCGGCTTTGGCCCAGCGCCAGGGGCTGGAGGGGCAGATGCTGGCCCTGATCAACCAGGCTCGGGCGCAGGGGGTGCGTTGTGTGGGGGGTGGAGGCGGCCTTCGCCTCCCGGCCCTCAGCTATAGCGGCACCCTGGCCATCGCCGCGCAGAATCACGCCAACAACATGGGGCAGAAGCGGTTCTTGTCCCACTACTACCAAGGGCAGGGGCCTCGAGCCCGGGTGATCCAGGTCGGCTACCGCTACTTGCGCCTGTCGGAGATCATCTTCAAGGGCTACGGCAAAGATCCGCGTAGGGCAGTGAGCTGGTGGCTGCGCTCGCCGGTGCACTGCCGGGCCATCATGAACCCCTACTACCGGGAACTAGGGGTAGGGTTCTCGAGATTGGGCGGGGCTTGGGCGGTGGTGCTGGCTCAGCCGCGCTGA